Proteins from a genomic interval of Candidatus Bealeia paramacronuclearis:
- a CDS encoding DNA gyrase inhibitor YacG: protein MKCPICGKPEDEKFKPFCSKRCADIDLAHWLRGDYRLPSEDDVVPQEEENSEEDES from the coding sequence ATGAAATGTCCAATTTGTGGTAAGCCTGAAGATGAAAAATTCAAACCCTTTTGCTCCAAAAGGTGCGCGGACATTGACCTGGCACATTGGCTCCGGGGAGATTATCGCCTCCCTTCCGAAGACGATGTTGTGCCTCAAGAGGAAGAAAATTCCGAAGAAGATGAATCTTGA
- a CDS encoding glycosyltransferase family 2 protein has translation MPRLSYAILLYKEKETFQNLIDQIYGTPHSFEVRIVLDGENPEILALLDEYQQIKPHFHVYQRPLNKDFSAQRNFIASHCQGDYIVRIDADELMPYEFLENTDHYLKIFDENEYDSIWMPRINFTGIIPEEVIKRDRLQVNEKGWVNFPDMQLKIYKNAPYLSWTNTVHERLVGVKNVYEFPSEEKYAIWHNKPAASLISSNQFYRTFRWRHWEKLKKSIGKRWKQK, from the coding sequence ATGCCGCGTTTGTCTTATGCCATTCTGCTTTACAAGGAAAAAGAAACCTTCCAAAATCTCATTGATCAAATTTACGGGACGCCCCATTCCTTTGAAGTTCGTATTGTTTTGGATGGAGAAAATCCAGAAATTTTAGCCCTTCTCGATGAGTATCAACAAATAAAGCCTCATTTTCACGTCTATCAACGTCCCCTCAATAAAGACTTTTCGGCGCAAAGAAATTTCATCGCCTCCCATTGTCAAGGTGATTACATCGTCCGCATTGATGCAGATGAATTGATGCCTTACGAATTTCTCGAAAATACAGATCACTACCTCAAAATTTTTGATGAAAATGAATATGACTCCATCTGGATGCCGCGGATTAATTTTACAGGTATTATCCCTGAAGAAGTAATCAAGCGTGATCGCCTTCAAGTCAATGAAAAGGGCTGGGTTAATTTCCCCGACATGCAATTAAAGATTTATAAAAATGCACCTTATTTATCGTGGACCAATACCGTACATGAGCGATTGGTTGGCGTCAAAAATGTCTACGAATTTCCATCAGAAGAAAAATATGCCATTTGGCACAATAAGCCTGCAGCCTCTCTCATTTCTTCCAATCAATTTTATCGCACTTTCAGATGGCGTCATTGGGAGAAACTAAAAAAATCAATTGGAAAGAGATGGAAACAAAAATGA
- a CDS encoding aminopeptidase family protein P: MRGRDLPHTPVVQSYAILNQDGKADLFMDLQKMQGSTFVHLGPDVRVIDRKMMAHHMRQISKETVVQIDPTTTPLALVHLMEDAGIQIYESQDPCVPLKAIKNEIEIQGMRRCHIRDGAALTRFLAWLDRSFGTEEITEISASNKLEEFRKEGLFFMGLSFDTISAMGPHGAIVHYRATPESDSPLSQGIYLLDSGAQYLDGTTDVTRTIALGTPTQEQKENFTRVLKGHIALASAKFPEGTTGAQLDVLARLALWKEGLDYDHGTGHGVGSYLNVHEGPQSISKASRDVPLQPGMILSNEPGYYKTNAYGIRIESLVVVKSEPTLSEQKPFYGFETITCAPIDRNLIISEMLTASEKDWLNSYHTWVYETLLEFMDASESAWLKSVTEAL, from the coding sequence ATTCGAGGCCGTGACCTTCCTCATACCCCCGTCGTACAGTCTTATGCTATTTTGAATCAAGACGGAAAAGCGGATCTTTTTATGGATCTTCAAAAAATGCAGGGGTCCACATTTGTTCATTTGGGTCCTGATGTGCGCGTGATCGATCGCAAAATGATGGCGCATCATATGAGACAAATCTCAAAAGAAACCGTTGTTCAAATTGATCCTACAACCACACCTTTAGCGCTCGTTCATCTGATGGAAGATGCAGGGATTCAAATTTATGAATCTCAAGATCCGTGCGTACCTTTAAAGGCCATTAAAAACGAGATCGAGATTCAAGGCATGAGGAGATGCCATATCCGCGATGGGGCCGCACTCACACGGTTTTTGGCCTGGTTGGACCGTTCTTTTGGCACGGAAGAAATCACAGAAATCTCCGCCTCTAATAAGCTTGAGGAATTTCGAAAAGAAGGACTGTTCTTTATGGGGCTCAGTTTTGATACAATTTCGGCAATGGGTCCTCATGGCGCCATTGTGCATTATCGGGCAACGCCTGAATCAGACAGCCCACTTTCTCAAGGTATTTATTTACTAGATTCCGGTGCGCAATATTTGGATGGTACCACGGATGTTACCCGCACCATTGCTTTGGGAACACCCACTCAAGAGCAAAAGGAAAATTTTACCCGCGTTCTGAAAGGGCACATTGCTTTGGCCTCTGCCAAATTCCCCGAAGGCACCACAGGGGCACAGTTGGACGTTTTGGCGCGTTTAGCCCTTTGGAAAGAAGGTCTCGACTATGATCATGGAACGGGGCATGGTGTGGGAAGCTATCTTAATGTTCATGAAGGACCTCAGTCAATCTCAAAGGCGAGCCGAGACGTCCCACTTCAACCTGGCATGATTCTTTCCAATGAGCCCGGATATTACAAAACAAACGCATATGGCATCCGTATTGAGAGCCTGGTGGTTGTTAAATCTGAGCCCACTCTTTCTGAGCAAAAGCCATTTTACGGCTTTGAAACAATCACCTGTGCGCCCATTGATAGAAATTTAATTATCTCCGAAATGCTCACGGCATCGGAAAAAGACTGGTTGAATTCCTACCATACTTGGGTTTATGAAACCCTTCTGGAATTTATGGATGCCTCAGAATCCGCGTGGTTGAAATCTGTAACTGAGGCACTATGA